A window from Chrysemys picta bellii isolate R12L10 chromosome 20, ASM1138683v2, whole genome shotgun sequence encodes these proteins:
- the APOE gene encoding apolipoprotein E, with amino-acid sequence MKVWIVLLGATLLAGCQANPLVQDEPKTKWEEAVSVFWNYLSKVGHAADNVTAQIKSSQLSKELDGLITDTMAEVEVYREELRTRFGPYAQEAQQRLGSEVEALTGKLRADMEEAKGRVVQYTGDVRLMFNQNLEEVRARVGMYLRKLRKRLGKDTEELRRKMAAYAGEVQAHTDQQVNAVRQGLQPLIDSIRDKGQQRLEALSQAMGEQSQKVRESLGTRAQELHGHLQEKAEEVQSSLDQAAEQVRQWFAPFLQDVRAQLQGLVEKLQGKLQL; translated from the exons ATGAAGGTTTGGATTGTGCTGCTCGGGGCAACCCTGCTGGCAG GCTGCCAGGCCAACCCGCTCGTCCAGGATGAGCCCAAGACTAAGTGGGAAGAGGCCGTGAGCGTCTTCTGGAACTACCTTTCCAAGGTGGGACATGCCGCGGACAACGTGACCGCCCAGATCAAGAGCTCCCAGCTCAGCAAGGAACTGGA CGGGCTGATCACCGACACCATGGCTGAAGTGGAGGTGTACAGAGAAGAGCTGCGGACCCGGTTCGGCCCCTACGCCCAGGAGGCCCAGCAGCGCCTGGGCAGCGAGGTGGAGGCGCTGACGGGGAAGCTGCGGGCCGACATGGAGGAGGCCAAGGGCCGGGTGGTGCAGTACACGGGCGACGTGCGCTTGATGTTCAACCAGAACCTGGAGGAGGTGCGGGCCCGAGTTGGCATGTACCTGCGCAAGCTGCGCAAGCGTCTGGGCAAAGACACTGAGGAGCTGCGCCGCAAGATGGCCGCCTATGCCGGTGAGGTGCAGGCCCACACTGACCAGCAGGTGAATGCTGTGCGCCAGGGCCTGCAGCCACTAATCGACAGCATCCGTGACAAGGGACAGCAGCGTCTGGAAGCCCTGAGCCAGGCCATGGGTGAGCAGAGCCAGAAGGTGCGCGAGAGCCTGGGCACCCGGGCCCAGGAGCTGCACGGGCACCTGCAGGAGAAGGCGGAGGAGGTGCAGAGCTCCCTAGACCAGGCTGCTGAGCAGGTCCGCCAGTGGTTTGCACCCTTCCTGCAGGATGTCCGTGCCCAGTTACAGGGCCTGGTGGAGAAGCTGCAAGGGAAACTCCAGCTGTAA